One genomic window of Streptobacillus felis includes the following:
- a CDS encoding helix-turn-helix domain-containing protein, whose amino-acid sequence MVNEGEIRILEKLLEESIVNLQSICEYFRVSNRTIQYNINNINYYLFKKG is encoded by the coding sequence GTAAATGAGGGAGAAATAAGGATACTTGAAAAGCTTTTAGAAGAAAGTATTGTAAATCTTCAAAGTATATGTGAGTATTTTAGAGTTTCAAACAGAACAATACAGTATAATATTAATAATATAAATTACTATTTATTTAAAAAAGG